TTGATCTTCAACGCCACCAGCTGCTGCTGCGCCCCGTCGTGCAGATCTCGCTCCAGGCGGCGCCGCTCCTCATCCTGGGCCGCCACCAGCCGACGACGCGACTCGCCCAGCTCCTCCAGACGCGCCAACAGATCCGCCGTCAGCTGCACGTTGCGCACCACCAGGCCCGCTTGCGCCGCGAGATCGTCGATCAGCTTCTGTTCGGTGGGGGTGACGCCCTCGCCACGGTTCTTCGTCACCGTCAACGCCCCCAACAGCTGCCCCTGGTGGGTCACCGGCACCGCGACGTCGACCTCGGCGAACACCGGCAACGACCCATCCTCGGCCACCACCGGCGTGAGGTCGGGGGCGGCGTCCGCCGGCCACGACGCGGCCGTGCGCATCTGCCCACCGGCCTTCAACCACACCTGCGCCCGCGCCGCCCCGGTCCCCTCGGCGAGCAGTTGGGCCATCTGCTCCAGGGTCTGTTCGGTGGCGACGGTCTCGCCCAGGTGCGATGAGAACCGGCTCAGCACCTCGTACGGCGTGGCCCGCTTGCCGTACACCAGACGGTTGGCGACCTTCGTCAGGCGTTCGCGCACCGGCTGGAACGCCACCGCCACCAGCGCCGTCGCGACGATCGACAACGCCAGGTTTGGTTCGTCACCAGCACCCACGAGCGTGCCGATGCCGACGACGATGGCGACGTAGATCCCCGTGATGAACGCCGCCAACCCCGCGAACACCACCGTCTTGCTGATCACGACATCGATGTCGTACAACCCGTGGCGGAGGATCGCCGTGCCGATCGATGCGGGCAGCAGAGTGATGCCGATGACGAACAGGATCCCGCCGGCGTCCACGCCGAGCGTCGTCAGAGCAGCTCCGAGAGCCGGAAGGCCCGCCACGACCACGGCGATCGCGTAGGCGAGCACCTTCATCTGCTGGCGCGCATGACCTCTCGACCGTCGGTACCGCAGGATGACGACGACCGGCGTGAGGACAACCACCGGGGCGATCGACAGCGCGGCTGTTTCGAAGAAGCCGTGCACGGTCGGGCCGACCCACTGTCCCACGGGGTTGTCGAGGACGACGGGCGCTTGTAGGGAACCGACGTGGACGGTCTGACTCAGGACAACAGCCAACGCGGCGCAGGCGAGCCCGAACACGCCGAGCCAGAACGGCCACGCCCACCGCGGCGACAGAGGACGGCCATCGGGGAACAGGTGCAGCACGAGCAGTATCAGTCCGCCCGACATCCCCCAGCCGAGAGGACCGAAGGTGGCGAGGGTGCCAGCTGCGGCGAAGCGCATGCCGCGCTCCACAACGAGGTACGCGACGAACTCCTCCGAGGCGGACGACAGCGCCGCGAAGAACGCGACCCCGAGCAGGAGCCACCCGACCGGGTTACGTGGATGGCGTGACGCGACGAGTGCGCCGATGACCGCGATCGCGAGGTAGGGCACAAGGAGCGCTACCGACTCCATCCCGGATTTGTCGAACCCGAGCGTGTCGGTGAGGACGTTCCCGATCGCCAGGAGCGTGAACACGAGACCGACAAGCGTCAAGGCGGCGGTACGCGAGAACCGTGTCACCGAACGACCTCCTCCGCCGGGAT
The Actinomycetota bacterium DNA segment above includes these coding regions:
- a CDS encoding histidine kinase, which encodes MAADGVEAIFSRHPGGGGRSVTRFSRTAALTLVGLVFTLLAIGNVLTDTLGFDKSGMESVALLVPYLAIAVIGALVASRHPRNPVGWLLLGVAFFAALSSASEEFVAYLVVERGMRFAAAGTLATFGPLGWGMSGGLILLVLHLFPDGRPLSPRWAWPFWLGVFGLACAALAVVLSQTVHVGSLQAPVVLDNPVGQWVGPTVHGFFETAALSIAPVVVLTPVVVILRYRRSRGHARQQMKVLAYAIAVVVAGLPALGAALTTLGVDAGGILFVIGITLLPASIGTAILRHGLYDIDVVISKTVVFAGLAAFITGIYVAIVVGIGTLVGAGDEPNLALSIVATALVAVAFQPVRERLTKVANRLVYGKRATPYEVLSRFSSHLGETVATEQTLEQMAQLLAEGTGAARAQVWLKAGGQMRTAASWPADAAPDLTPVVAEDGSLPVFAEVDVAVPVTHQGQLLGALTVTKNRGEGVTPTEQKLIDDLAAQAGLVVRNVQLTADLLARLEELGESRRRLVAAQDEERRRLERDLHDGAQQQLVALKI